A segment of the Actinomyces sp. oral taxon 171 str. F0337 genome:
GATCCTGCGCAGGTAGTCGGCCAGAGCCGGGTGGGCTCCAAGGGTCGTGTACGCCGCCGCTGTGTCACTTGTCGCGCCGGGTCGTGTGTCAGCCATGGTTGTACTCCCTGAGTATCGCCTGTCGCCTGCTGCGCATCACGGGTAGAGACCACGGGAGACGTGGGCCTCGGCGACGCGTTTGACGGCCATCGTCGTCGCCGCGGTGCGCAGCGACAGCCCGTGATCCTTGGAGAAGTCCGAGACCTCGTTCCAGGCCTTGTCCATTCTGGTGCGCAGGCGCTCATTGACCTCCTGCTCGGTCCACCAGTAGGACTGATTGGCCTGCACCCACTCGAAGTAGGACACGATGACGCCCCCGGCGTTGGCCAGGATATCCGGCACGACGAGGATCCCCTTGTCGGCCAGGATCGCATCGGCCGTTGGTGTCGTCGGGCCGTTGGCGCCCTCGACGACCAGCTTGGCATCGATCATCGGCGCGGTCTGCTCGGTGATGACCCCCTCGACGGCCGCAGGGACGACGACGTCGCAGGCGACGGCGAACAGCTCGCTCGCAGGGATCGGGTCCGCGCCGGGGAACCCGTCGACGGTGCCGGTCTCATCCACGAAGGCCTCGAGCGCGGGGATGTCGATGCCCTTGTCGTTGCGAATCGTGCTGTAGACGTCCGCCACGGCCAGAACCTTCACGCCCGCCTCATGGAGGAAGCGAGCAGCGCCGCGACCGACTTTGCCGAAGCCCTGAACGATCGCGGTGGCCTGTGAGGGATTCACTCCGATGCTCTCCATCGCGTTGAGGACGGAGTAGACGACGCCGCGGGAGGTGGCGGCGGCCCGCCCCTGTGACCCACCGAGGTTGACCGGCTTGCCCGTGACGGTTCCCAGCACCGTGTGCCCGGTGGCCACCGAGTAGGTGTCCATCATCCAGGCCATGGTCTGCTCGTCGGTCCCCATATCGGGAGCCGGGATGTCCTTGTCGGGGCCGATCAGGGGGATCAGCTCCGAGGTGTAGCGTCGGGTCAGTCGCTCGAGCTCTCGTTCCGAGTGGGCCCGCGGGTCCACCTGGACCCCTCCCTTTGCTCCGCCGTAGGGCAGATCGAGAAGAGAGCACTTCCATGTCATCCACATGGCCAGCGCTCGGACCTCGTCGAGGTCCACGTTGGGGGAGTAACGGATTCCTCCCTTCGCTGGGCCGCGAGAGATGTTGTGCTGGACGCGGTGGCCGATGTGCAGCTCCATCGTGCCGTCGTCGCGTCGCAGCGGAATCGAGACCGTCACCTCCTTACGGGCGGTTTCGAGCATGCGGCGCATTCCGTCGTCGAAGCCGAGGAACTGGATCGCCTCGGCGAGCTGCGCCCGAGCATCGGCGAGGGGCTGAGAGGTCGAGGGCATGGAGCTACCTCCTGGGTCGGTCGGGTGGGGCGTCGTGATCTGAGGCCGGTGCGGCCTGGAGACGTGGGTGGAACGTGGGTGGAAGAGTGAATCAGTGCTGGTCTCGGAGTGCCTGCTCAAGGATCTCCATACCCTCGGTGAACAGCTCGTCCGGCATGGTGACCGGCGGCAGCAGGCGGATGACATTGCCGTAGGTGCCGCAGGTGAGCAGAATCAGACCGCGTGAGCGCGCGGCCTGCGCGACAGCGGCGGTCAGTGCGGCGTCGGGCCTCTGTGAGACGGGGTCGACGAGCTCGAGAGCCATCATGGCGCCCTTGCCCCGGACCTCGCCGATGCGGGGGTCCTTCGCCTTCCACTGCTCCATCAGGCGGATGCCGGTCTCACCGATCGCGCGGGCCCGTTCAAGGAGATCGTGCTCCTCGATCATGTCCAGGGTCGCCAGGGCGGCGGCACAGGCCAGGGGGTTGCCGCAGTAGGTGCCGCCGAGGGCACCCGGTCCGGCGGAGTCCATGATCTCGGCCGAACCGGTGACCGCTGACAGCGGCATGCCCCCGGCCAGGCCCTTGGCGGTCGTCACCAGGTCGGGAACGACTCCCTCGTGGTCGCAGGCGAACCACGCCCCGGTGCGTGCGATTCCCGACTGGATCTCGTCGGCGATGAAGACCGCACCATTGTCATGGCACCAGCGCTGGAGCGCGGTGAGGAAGCCGGGCGCCGGAACGATGAACCCGCCTTCGCCCTGAATGGGCTCGATGATGACAGCGGCGACGCAGGACGCCCCCACCTGCTTCTCGATCTGACTGATCGCGCGCTCGGCGGCGGCCTCGCCGTCCAGTCCATCGCGGTACGGGTAGGAGCCGGGGACCCGGTAGAGCTCCGGGGCGAAGGGGCCGAAACCGCCCTTGTAGGGGGCGACCTTGGCCGTCAGTCCCATGGTCAGGGAGGTGCGTCCGTGGAAGGCGTGGTCGAAGCAGACGACGGCCTGGCGGCCGGTGTGCCTGCGGGCGAGCTTGATGGCGTTCTCGACGGCCTCCGCCCCGGAGTTGAACAGCGCGGTCTTCTTCTGGAAGCTGCCCGGGGTCAGGGCGTTCAGGCGTTCGGCGACCTCGATGTATCCGGCGTACCTCGTGACGGCGAAGGAGGTGTGCGTCAGGTTCTCGGCCTGCTCCTGGATCGCCGCGGCGACGGGCGCCGCAGCGCCGCCCACGGTTGTCACCGCGATGCCTGATCCGAAGTCGATGAGACGATTGCCGTCCACGTCCTCCAGGACACCGCGGTCCGTGCGCCGTGCGAATGTCGGCATCGCGGCGGTCAGGGCGCGCGGGAGCGCGGTACCGGCGCGTTCGTCGAGGGTGCGGGCCTCGGGACCGGGCAGAGGAGTGGCGAGATGAATGGTCTGGGGCAGCGTTGCCATGTGGACCTCACAGTGTGTCGTGACGGGCGGAGATCTGCATTGGAACAGAGCACTCCGGGATGTCGTAGAAACGTGCTCGGCGATGAGTTCTGCTTCAGGCTATGCCCGCCCCTTGGGCTGAGCACCTAAGCGTGCTGCACAAGATTTTGTGAATCCTGTGCATGATGCATAGAACGGTGTTTGAATCCAGACATGCTGTTGGTATCGGATCTCATGGATCGAGCGGACCTGGGGGTTCGCGCGGTGCTCCTGCCCGCACCGAGCGCCGCGGTCACCTGGGTCGTCGCGACCGAGCTCCTCCAGCCGGCGTCCTACCTCGAGGGCGGTGAGCTCGTTCTCACCACGGGCCTTGTCATGGCCGACGCCGAGGCGGGCACATGGCGGGAGTACGTGGCGTCACTGGTCGAGGCCGGAGTCGCCGCACTCGGACTGGGAACCGGCATCGCCTTCGACACGGTGCCCGAGGACCTGCGCGAAGCCTGCCGGATAGGACGTCTCAATCTCCTCGAGGTCCCTCTCGAGGTCTCCTTCGCCTCCATCAGCCGTGACGTGGGGACCATGCTTCAGGCAGCCGGGCCGGAGATCGGCGCCGAGGGGGCGGGCGACGAGGAGACCCTGGTCCTGCAGCAGCTGACGCGCGCAGCCGCCAAGGACAACCAGAGCGCGATCATGCGCGCCCTGGCCTCGATCCTCCGGGGGGAGGTGTCACTGCGGGACGCCACGGGACGCACGGTGGTCGGTCCCTTCGGTCCAGCGGCCCCGGGAATCGACGACGAGGTCGCCGAGTGCATCGACAGGATCCGTCCGGGAGGGATGCGAGGGGCCGGGGCGGTCGGTCTCGGTGAGACGCGGCTGGTCGTCCGTCCTGTCGGCATCACCGGGGAGCCCGAGAGCTACCTGGTGACCGTGCAGCGGCAGACGCTCACACGCGCCCAGACCCTGGGGGTCGATCTCGCCTGGTCGTTTCTGAATCTCATCGCCGAGTCCTCCAAGGCCTTCACCGGATGGCTCCTCCAGCTCGTGGGGGCGTCTGCCGAGCATCTCCTGTCGGGCGAGGTCGCGCAGGGGATGGCCCTGGCCGATCAGGCCCAGGATCTCGTCCTCAAACGCCTTCCGTCTCCGCCACGGCGATCGATGGCCGGCGCCGGTGGCCGTCATCAGTGGCGTGTCATCTGCCTCGAGGGCGGCAGCGCCGCTGTTGCCGGGCTCTCCACGGCGCTGGCC
Coding sequences within it:
- a CDS encoding Glu/Leu/Phe/Val family dehydrogenase, whose amino-acid sequence is MPSTSQPLADARAQLAEAIQFLGFDDGMRRMLETARKEVTVSIPLRRDDGTMELHIGHRVQHNISRGPAKGGIRYSPNVDLDEVRALAMWMTWKCSLLDLPYGGAKGGVQVDPRAHSERELERLTRRYTSELIPLIGPDKDIPAPDMGTDEQTMAWMMDTYSVATGHTVLGTVTGKPVNLGGSQGRAAATSRGVVYSVLNAMESIGVNPSQATAIVQGFGKVGRGAARFLHEAGVKVLAVADVYSTIRNDKGIDIPALEAFVDETGTVDGFPGADPIPASELFAVACDVVVPAAVEGVITEQTAPMIDAKLVVEGANGPTTPTADAILADKGILVVPDILANAGGVIVSYFEWVQANQSYWWTEQEVNERLRTRMDKAWNEVSDFSKDHGLSLRTAATTMAVKRVAEAHVSRGLYP
- a CDS encoding PucR family transcriptional regulator; amino-acid sequence: MLLVSDLMDRADLGVRAVLLPAPSAAVTWVVATELLQPASYLEGGELVLTTGLVMADAEAGTWREYVASLVEAGVAALGLGTGIAFDTVPEDLREACRIGRLNLLEVPLEVSFASISRDVGTMLQAAGPEIGAEGAGDEETLVLQQLTRAAAKDNQSAIMRALASILRGEVSLRDATGRTVVGPFGPAAPGIDDEVAECIDRIRPGGMRGAGAVGLGETRLVVRPVGITGEPESYLVTVQRQTLTRAQTLGVDLAWSFLNLIAESSKAFTGWLLQLVGASAEHLLSGEVAQGMALADQAQDLVLKRLPSPPRRSMAGAGGRHQWRVICLEGGSAAVAGLSTALARLLVESRGAPAGKRLLWCTDRGGARLTILGEAERVPALLEDGRVMPWTGRMRIGVSGPVGITDLPRAAQQALSVCTGARRLGQPVRWEASGLPSVTDLLDEDRARAFARTRLGSVVDQPELLELLEIYLSEGGTVQRIAEHLGVHRNSVPARLVRLRRALGVDIEDAEQRANLWFALHFLMK
- the gabT gene encoding 4-aminobutyrate--2-oxoglutarate transaminase, with translation MATLPQTIHLATPLPGPEARTLDERAGTALPRALTAAMPTFARRTDRGVLEDVDGNRLIDFGSGIAVTTVGGAAAPVAAAIQEQAENLTHTSFAVTRYAGYIEVAERLNALTPGSFQKKTALFNSGAEAVENAIKLARRHTGRQAVVCFDHAFHGRTSLTMGLTAKVAPYKGGFGPFAPELYRVPGSYPYRDGLDGEAAAERAISQIEKQVGASCVAAVIIEPIQGEGGFIVPAPGFLTALQRWCHDNGAVFIADEIQSGIARTGAWFACDHEGVVPDLVTTAKGLAGGMPLSAVTGSAEIMDSAGPGALGGTYCGNPLACAAALATLDMIEEHDLLERARAIGETGIRLMEQWKAKDPRIGEVRGKGAMMALELVDPVSQRPDAALTAAVAQAARSRGLILLTCGTYGNVIRLLPPVTMPDELFTEGMEILEQALRDQH